DNA from Bacteroidota bacterium:
CAGGTAGGCAAAAATATCATAAAGCCATTGTATCAGGAAGAAACCCATTATTAAACCGGCAGCAAACCACTCGCTTTGAGGTTCATAAAAGAAATTCAACAGGCCAAAGGGCATAGCGATATAAACAATGCCTAAAAATGTCATCCCGGCTCCCTCAAACGAATACTTTCCTCCCGAGAACAAGGCAAGTATCATTATAAATATAAGGATCAGTATATTAACAATAAGGATCAGAGGTGATGTGAAATCAAGTGCTGAGGCAGATACGGTCAGATACAGGATCATCCCTGCAAACATTCCAAACCACTTATATATTCCCGTTTTCTGTACATTCATCATCCTGAAAAATTCGTACAGACCCAATAAAGTAAATACCAGGAAAAGAAGAGCAAAAGGATATGGGCTCCATGCAACAGATCCAAGCACTGCTAAGACAAAAAATATACCTGTTATCGTTCTTAAAACTATATTGCTCATACTTCTCATATCCCAAACATTCGACGGTAAAGCCCGGCAAATTTCTGATTTATGTATCAATCAAAAAAACAAATAATTCTCTTGGGCCATGGGCGCCCATTACAAGCGTTTTTTCAATATCTGCTGTCCGGCTTGGTCCGGTGATAAAGGAAACCATAGATGGTAAAGCTCCCCGATATTTTTGTTGAAGGCCCGCCATGGCGTCACGTATCTCCATTACTATTTGTGATGTAAACGCAAGAACAATATGAGAATCGGGTATAATATGCGCTTTTCGCCCGGATCCCGTTTTGGAAGAAACCACAACCGAACCAAAACGGGCTACAAGATATTCGCAACGTGTGATACCTGCTTTTGCCTCCACCTGATGAGTTTCGCTGAAACGGTAAGGAATGTGAGCATCCTTAAGCAGCTTTTGCAAACTCTTGTCCTGACAAAATATATATTCCCACTCCATTTGCTCAGCCAATCCCTTTAACCCTTTTTGAAAATCACTCACTCCGGCACAATAATAAAACTTACCCCCAGCATTATTAAGGGATTCAGCAAAAGTCACGCTAAGGTCATCAGCTATTTTATGGT
Protein-coding regions in this window:
- a CDS encoding phosphatidate cytidylyltransferase, whose protein sequence is MRSMSNIVLRTITGIFFVLAVLGSVAWSPYPFALLFLVFTLLGLYEFFRMMNVQKTGIYKWFGMFAGMILYLTVSASALDFTSPLILIVNILILIFIMILALFSGGKYSFEGAGMTFLGIVYIAMPFGLLNFFYEPQSEWFAAGLIMGFFLIQWLYDIFAYLGGRIFGKHRLSPEISPRKTWEGMITGAVITLGGALLVNQFVCPKGVFHWLVIALIIIAMGSLGDLAESMIKRYANVKDTGNIFPGHGGVLDRFDSVLFSAPAVFVYLKLFL
- a CDS encoding LUD domain-containing protein produces the protein MRESSPREKILTSIRNALINKVAATEKGQATTRPVYHKIADDLSVTFAESLNNAGGKFYYCAGVSDFQKGLKGLAEQMEWEYIFCQDKSLQKLLKDAHIPYRFSETHQVEAKAGITRCEYLVARFGSVVVSSKTGSGRKAHIIPDSHIVLAFTSQIVMEIRDAMAGLQQKYRGALPSMVSFITGPSRTADIEKTLVMGAHGPRELFVFLIDT